The following DNA comes from Hemibagrus wyckioides isolate EC202008001 linkage group LG05, SWU_Hwy_1.0, whole genome shotgun sequence.
ATAGCACATtctgtgtgtactgtatagtctTTATATAATCATTAACGTTCTAAACAAGCTCGAATACCTGATAAAGAGGCGGGGCTTTCCTAATGACAGACAGCTATGTCTTCTTGTCCCAATTATTTGGACGCTGCTTGTCCACCACATACTATATGCCAAAGTAATGGTCTAAAGAGTTCTAAGGATACTTAAAAGAATGAATATCTGGATTCTTCACAGTGTCTTCATCCCAGTCCTGCTGGGACAAATGTGGTTAGAGTTTCCTGATTTGTTTCTGATCAAATGGCTCATATGTGTGCTGGAATAGATGAAGAACAACGCAaggagcagaagaagaagaagaagaagaagagagttCAGTAAAGGCTACTCTTATGACCAGGTGATATCCACTGACTGCTTCTCCTGTCCTGTACCCCAGTGTCTTTACAGAAAACTGACCACAATAATGATTTCACGtgtttttaaaccttttttttggcAAAAGCAAGACTTTTTTGATCTTGCAACATTCCTCAGTGATAAAGGaaacaataaagacacttttatttaatatcttTTAAATGAAAGGCTAAAAAAGGATTATTTGAGGTGATCAATAACTTGAAATAAACCCGATTGAACTCCTTTTTTTATTCTGGTgccttcatatatatatatatatatacactaccagtgaaaagtttggacacaccttctaatcccatggtctttcctgatgtttatttctttctacattgtaaaacaatgctgaaggcggctgaaatccacaataatgtcctttgaccagttgatattgagatatgtctgctactgatgctctgtaaagccttcataacgcctttaatctgaggtgctgttaattggtgatttctgaggctggtcactctaaatgaacttctcctctgcagcagaggtcagttttggtttgctttactgggatggtcttcatgtgagccagtttcatcatggtgcttgatgggttttgcaaatgcacttgacaatactgttcttgcaagaactattccagaacacctgaccttcgtgtcttacacatatacacaccaatatatgtttatttactATTCTGCAGAATAGTTGCTAGCACTGCAGCGGGGACcggttaccatgacaaccgTTTACGCCATAGAGAATAGAAAAACGGGCTGGATTTGAttgtttatatgtaaatatgactatttatttgtttttgggcTGTTTGATAAATTGTATAGGGTAGCGATATGTGTTATCTTCAGTTTGCAGAACAACGAACTAAACATTCATTGCTTcctgtttgtaaaaaaaaaaccgttAGGGAAACTTTTCTGGGGCTGCCGTAAAGCGGTCCGTACTGACGTAAACCGACGTACCTGCAGAAACTATAGTTGCGCATGCAAAGCCTTAAAATGAAGCTTCTCGGGATTAAAATGTGATCTTGGGTTAAGCACACGAAAGAGATTTATTTAGTGATATTTGTTAAATTCGTTGTGTGGAATATTTCACCATGTCTAACTCGAGTGCGCGATTGAATTAAAACCCGGAAGTATTTAAATTACATGTTAAAAAGATGTATCCctctagccaatcacagagagGGGAGCGATATTATTGGCCAATCAGAGTTTAGGGAGGGCAGAATATGTCAGAGGACTAGAGTATGTGATACGTGCGAAGTGACACGAGTAGTCAGTTAGTTGTGTGTTGTCACGAGATTAATTGTCACTTTCTACGTTTAACGTTTAAAATGACTTCTTCGCTGTTGTCCACATTAAACAGGGGTTTACGCGCTACAGTTCGACTCTGCACCGTGTCTCAGCCCAGAATCATCTACAAATCTAGCTTGATTGCAGGAGGAAGATGGTCTGTGAGGTGCTCTTCAAGGTTTACAAACATGACCGAGACGGCGCGTGGACCACCTGCTTTCGGTAAACACAGAAAAGGTGTGTTAATGGCCACCGGCGTGTTCGGTATCGTGGCTGCTGGCGTGTGTCACCTTCAGAAGGCTGAGATGGCGACCAGGGTGAAGAAGGTGGAGGAAGGAGACGTCGCGGAGAGATGCAGGAACTTCATGGCACCGCCGGTCACCGACGTGCGCTTGCTGGAGCAGAGGAAGCACGAGATGAGCAGCAGGGTGGAGATGCTCATCATGGAGACACAGGCTGAGTTCTGCAGAGCGCTCGAGGAGGTGGACGGAGGAACCTTCAGGGTGGACCGCTGGAGCCGTCAGGAAGGTGATGTGTTTCTGTGATTCTGTTTATAGCAACTTTATAAACACGAACAGGCCACAGGTAGTCCAGATTTGCTAATGGACTGGTCAAGGAGCTCTGAGAGGTTTTGGGTGACATGGACACAGACGTCATAAGGATGAGGAATGTGTCGTGGAGTATTTAGTGCTGTTACGTTCACAAAAATCAAATTTTTTAATTGGATTGGATTTAACGTAAAACTTAAGTAATATTAACGTGACCGATAACTATGACGTCACAATACTTAGAAATCATTGACATGATGCAGCACGTGTGTCAGAGTACTTAGGTTTGGTTTAGTTGGCTAATAAAGTGATGGCAAAACATTTAACAGGGAAACTTAAGGAGGGGGGATCTTACAcaaactgaagtgtgtgtgtgtgtaggtggcgGAGGGATCAGCTGTGTGTTACAGGACAGTAAGGTGTTTGAGAAGGCCGGCGTGAACGTCTCGGTGGTGTACGGTCACCTGTCTGAAGAAGCAGCCAAACAGATGCGCAGCCGTGGGAAAGAGCTGAAGGCGAAAGATGGTGAGGAAACTGCTTCCTGTTCCTTTTCCCCCACGCACAGTGTTGATTACAGTCCGGTCTGACGCCCACACAGGGCTctgaggggggaggggggaggggggggggtaatACACTTCAGAGGGCCGGTGGATCTGAGAGCTGGAGAGCAACTAAAATTACAGGGTGAATatatctgctttttttttaaaactctcgTATGTTATAGCAACTATAAACCGTCGTTCCCTcagctgcttctctctctctctctctttctttctctctctctctcaaagttaaatgcaaatgcagagATGTTGaaaaaattctgtttaaaaTTAACATAATTAATCGAGCGCATCAAATATAAACCTGCATTATAGGCAGAGCTTCTGTTAGAGAACatgaataaacactgtgtgtgtgtgtgtgtgtgtgtgtgtgtgtgtgtgaacatgtgtgtttgACCTTGTGTAAgcataagtgtgtgagtgtgtgcatgtgtgtgtgtgtgagcatgtgtgtctGCACTtgtgtctgcatgtctgtgcaAGTCTGCACGtctgagtgagcgagtgagttagcctgcgtgtgtgtgagtgtgtgtgtgtgtgtgtgagtgtgtgtgtgtgagagagactcgtAGCCCATGCGGTGGTTTTACGTGAggtgggtgtgtggagtgtgtaacggTCCTCACCTtatctgtgtgtttcagggaaGCTGCCCTTCATTGCGATGGGCGTGAGCTCCGTGATCCACCCCAAAAACCCCCACATTCCCACAGTGCACTTCAACTACAGATACTTCGAGGTGGAAGAAGCAGACGGTGAGTTTATCTCTTCATCCAGAGTCTGTGTGAAGAATACCCTTatctaacaaccacacacatctgtctctctctctctctctccctgtttccctctccctctcttttttttcctctgtctctctctctcaggcaaTAAGCAGTGGTGGTTTGGAGGAGGAACAGATCTGACCCCGGTGTATATAAATGAGGAAGATGCAGTTCTATTCCACAGTGTTCTCCGAGACGCCTGTGACAAGCACAACCCTCAGTATTACCCTGACTTCAAGAAgtggtacgtgtgtgtgtgtgtgtgtgtgagagagagaatactgCTGCATTATATTCACTTCCAGATGTTGACTGAGAAAGAATATCTTGATGTCTGGTGAACAGAAGTCCTCATGAGGAGGGGAATATCAGGCGTGTAAACACACTGGTGGTGTAAATTAGgggaaatttgtttttttggggtttttttttacggCTTGAGTCCAATCTAATTAttaatttcattgttttttatttgtgagTGTTTCTGGGCGGATGAGGAATCgtgtattacccataatgcTCTCTGAGTATATGACACTGATGTGGAAAGTAAGCTacgtttctttttatttagagctgatgaaggtgatgatttGTCAGAAATTTTCTCTTCTTGCACtacacatttatttgtttgtttatgaattttacTAAAGCAGCTGTTCAAAGTTATGATTTAAAAtacaccttctctctctttaaacatttataggagtctctagtgtcagaggAGCTTGTGCTTTGACATTAAACTCATCCTCTTCCTACTCCTTCtccccctcttcctcctcctccttaactttttcctcttcttcctcctcctcttcaacctttttctcctcctcctcctcttcctcttctttctcctcttcctcctcctcctcctctcaggTGTGACCGTTACTTCCACATCCGTCATCGCAGTGAGTCTCGGGGCATCGGTGGGATTTTCTTTGACGATCTGGACTCCCCGAATCAGGAGGAGGTCTTCAGCTTTGTGAAGAGCTGCGCTAAGACGGTGGTGCCATGCTACCTGCCCATCGTCCGGAAACACCTGAATGACACATTCACGCAGGAGGAGAAAGACTGGCAGCAGATCCGCCGCGGCAGGTCAGTTCACTCTAATGACCTgcgataaaacacacacacacacacaaaccagaacacatggtaacagcagctctgtgtttCAGGTACGTGGAGTTTAACCTGGTGTACGATCGCGGAGTGAAGTTTGGCCTCGCCACGCCCGGCTCCAGGATCGAGAGCATCATCAtgtctctgcctctcactgCACGGTCAGTTACATGTCCAGATTCTGAGCACCTCAATGTTTCAGACGTTTTTGTCCAGAAAATCTGCTCAACTTTTTCCTAAATttttctcgtgtgtgtgtgtgtgtctgcctgtgtctgcctgcctgtgtgtgtgtgtgtgtctgcctgcctgtgtgtgtgtgtctgcctgtgtctgcctgcctgtgtgtgtgtgtgtgtctgcctgtgtctgcctgcctgtgtgtgtgtgtgtgtgtctgcctgtgtctgcctgcctgtgtgtgtgtgtgtgtgtgtgtgtgtctgcctgtgtctgcctgcctgtgtgtgtgtgtgtgtgtgtgtgtgtctgcctgtgtctgcctgcctgtgtgtgtgtctgcctgtgtctgcctgcctgtgtgtgtgtctgcctgcctgtgtgtgtgtctgcctgtgtctgcctgtgtgtgtgtctgcctgtgtctgcctgtgtgtgtgtctgcctgtgtctgcctgtgtgtgtgtctgcctgtgtctgcctgtgtgtgtgtctgcctgtgtctgcctgcctgtgtgtgtgtgtgtgtgtgtgtctgcctgtgtctgcctgcctgtgtgtgtctgcctgtgtctgcctgcctgtgtgtgtgtgtgtctgcctgtgtctgcctgcctgtgtgtgtgtctgcctgtgtctgcctgcctgtgtctgcctgcctgtgtctgcctgcctgtgtctgcctgcctgtgtgtctgcctgcctgtgtgtgtgtgtgtctgcctgtgtctgcctgcgtgtgtgtctgcctgcgtgtgtgtctgcctgcgtgtgtgtctgcctgcgtgtgtgtctgcctgcgtgtgtgtctgcctgcgtgtgcgtgtgtgtctgcctgcgtgtGTCTGCCcgcgtgtgtgtctgcctgcgtgtgtgtccgtgtctgcctgcgtgtgtgtctgcctgcgtgtgtgtccgtgtctgcctgcgtgtgtgtccgtgtctgcctgcgtgtgtgtccgtgtctgcctgcgtgtgtgtccgtgtctgcctgcgtgtgtgtctgcctgcgtgtgtccgtgtctgcctgcgtgtgtgtccgtgtctgcctgcgtgtgtgtctgcctgcgtgtgtgtctgcctgcgtgtgcgtgtgtgtctgcctgcgtgtgcgtgtgtgtctgcctgcgtgtgcgtgtgtgtctgcctgcgtgtgtgtctgcctgcgtgtgtccgtgtctgcctgcgtgtgtccgtgtctgcctgcgtgtgtgtctgcctgtgtgtgtgtgtccgtgtctgcctgcgtgtgtgtctgcctgcgtgtgtgtccgtgtctgcctgcgtgtgtgtgtccgtgtctgcctgcgtgtgtgtgtccgtgtctgcctgcgtgtgtgtctgcctgcgtgtgtgtctgcctgcgtgtgtctccgtgtctgcctgcgtgtgtctccgtgtctgcctgcgtgtgtgtccgtgtctgcctgcgtgtgtgtctgcctgcgtgtgtgtccgtgtctgcctgcgtgtgtgtccgtgtctgcctgcgtgtgtgtctgcctgcgtgtgtgtccgtgtctgcctgcgtgtgtgtctgcctgcgtgtgtctgcctgcgtgtgtgtgtccgtgtctgcctgcgtgtgtgtctgcctgcgtgtgtgtccgtgtctgcctgcgtgtgtctccgtgtctgcctgcgtgtgtgtctgcctgcgtgtgtgtccgtgtctgcctgcgtgtgtgtccgtgtctgcctgcgtgtgtgttcgtgtctgcctgcgtgtgtgtctgcctgcgtgtgtgtgtccgtgtctgcctgcgtgtgtctccgtgtctgcctgcgtgtgtgtctgcctgcgtgtgtgtccgtgtctgcctgcgtgtgtgtctgcctgcgtgtgtctgcctgcgtgtgtccgtgtctgcctgcctgtgtgtctgcctgcctgcctgtgtgtgtgtgtgtgtcttccgtctgcctgcgtgtgtgtctgcttgcctgtgtgtgtgtctgcctgcctgcctgtgtgtgtgtgtgtgtgtgtgtgtgtgtgtgtaggtgggagTACATGCACGAGCCCACTAAAGGCACTAGAGAAGCTGAGATGTTGAAAGTTCTACGCAACCCTAAGGAGTGGATctgagaacaaacacacacacacacacacacacacacacacacacaaggtcattataatggtgatgtcactgacgcATCACTTTCAGGTTCATCGCTGCACCAatgacagcttttttttttcttttttctctttcagccaTCAGACTTTTCCgtctttccttctctcacaCTCGCCTTGCTAACACTAACGCTAAACCCTGGTCCGAACGGGGCGTGTCCCGTGTCCAGGACAGTGTCCCATATCACTCGTCCATCTTTGACACTTCTCCTGTAGCCTAGTGTGTGATTTCTGCTGATTCAttgcctgattttttttattagtcttCAGCTGATGGGCTTCTGCTCGACTCCTgtgacattattattgttgttgttttttgctgAGACTATGACACTGGACTGTCTAATATGAATTTCACTCTTCAGGtgacaaaataaacacttttgtaattattttataagaAGTTTATAGAA
Coding sequences within:
- the cpox gene encoding oxygen-dependent coproporphyrinogen-III oxidase, mitochondrial; translation: MTSSLLSTLNRGLRATVRLCTVSQPRIIYKSSLIAGGRWSVRCSSRFTNMTETARGPPAFGKHRKGVLMATGVFGIVAAGVCHLQKAEMATRVKKVEEGDVAERCRNFMAPPVTDVRLLEQRKHEMSSRVEMLIMETQAEFCRALEEVDGGTFRVDRWSRQEGGGGISCVLQDSKVFEKAGVNVSVVYGHLSEEAAKQMRSRGKELKAKDGKLPFIAMGVSSVIHPKNPHIPTVHFNYRYFEVEEADGNKQWWFGGGTDLTPVYINEEDAVLFHSVLRDACDKHNPQYYPDFKKWCDRYFHIRHRSESRGIGGIFFDDLDSPNQEEVFSFVKSCAKTVVPCYLPIVRKHLNDTFTQEEKDWQQIRRGRYVEFNLVYDRGVKFGLATPGSRIESIIMSLPLTARWEYMHEPTKGTREAEMLKVLRNPKEWI